AATTGTGCGGACCCAGAATAACCTATCTATTTTGTAGCAGCTCGTATTGTTTTAGCACTTTTATTTGGTAGATTCACTGCTCTTCTGTTTGAAACTTGTGTGGAAAacctatttttgtatattttaacttgaaaattaactttttttttttttttttacgtaatcctttgattttttttactgtCTTGTTTTGAAATTATAGTGCataagatgtttaaccccttaaggaccaaacttctagaataaaagggaatcatgacatgtcacaaatgtcgtgtccttaaggggttaaatcctggACAGTTGGATTTAGAGTCTCCTACCAAATGGGATTTGTAATTGTTCTGAATATGTTTCTGCATTAAATAATTTGGGGTAAACCAACTAAATGATGCCTTTCTCTGCGCGATTTGAACACTGACTCAGTGGGAAAGTGTTGTTGGTGTATATATGGAGCTTATTTCCTAAACTGATTTTTGGATTAAAAATGTGCCCACTAACAGATTTCTTTCTTATTTGTACTTATAGAATAGCCTTTGCGTGTCTGACAAATGGTAATATAGTTTGCGGATTTTAACAGATTTCGTTTCTACTGTTGGCTTTGGCAAAAATCTGCAGGTGCTTTGACTTTAACTGTAATGAGAAGCAACATAAGTCCTCTTTGGCAGTCAGTTTGCACTCTTTTTAGAACCACTGCAGAAGTATTAAAGAGACCCTTTACTgctcaaataattaaaaaaaataaacattaaaaaaattaaatcgctatttagtgtgtatttgtgtatatttatgtgcctgtgtattcccccctcctcccccccacccttttAATCATAAAAACATGAAtagatttaattatgttttttttttgtttttttttttaaatagccatAACTGCAGACTTTccatgactgtccaatcacagacttcgtaGGTGCTTTGAGCAATTGCCTGTCTctggagtttagctccactgcagaactaacaggactggttgtctcaTTGGCAGCCGGTAAAATGAAAAACAAGAGGACTCACTCTTCACACATATAAAGGGTCAGATCCCTTTAGTTTGCTGCAGTGCTTTGTTGTCTTGGGTTTTTATGCCAAAAAGTGGTTTTACAGTAGCTTGTTTCTGATATAAAGTCTGACTAACAAGCCTTATATTTACAGTAATCAAACCCTGCTGCTTTGCTTTTTCAACTTCTGCTTAAAAGCTGGTTGgacttcattatttttatttattcttctttAATTAAGTGGTTGGTCCTAGACTTTAAAATCTCCAGAAGTTTAATATAAAAACTTTCTGGATGTGTCTTTGCTGGCACCTCAACATAATCCAACCACCAAATTGAGTAAAGTCTAACCAGGGGCTTAGACAATATATCCTAGCATAAATGGTAAAACAGAGCAAGAGTTGGGAAGTGATACTTTTTAAGGAACCTTTCCTAACATTGCACTTGTTAAGTCATAAAATGTAAGCATGTTATGATAGCATTTCTTGTAAATAGTTATATAAACCGCTGAGTAAACCTTATAAAGAGAGGCTTGTTTTTAGTTTCTATTGTATGATCACTCTTACAATCTCAATTTTTGTCTGCTCGGATAGTTGCCTGACTTCTTCCTGTGTGTATCTGATATTACCTGCATGCCTTGATGCATGCAGGTTTTCAATGTCTATAGTAAAATTAATGTGTAACACAACACAGCACAGTATTTTCCTTCAACTTCCTATGTGGTTTCTAAACCAATACATTCTCTACCATAGTCTAGGGTTGTGGATAAGATGGGTATTTCTGCAAAATCCACATGAGCTCTCACATATGTTGCCCATGTGTAGtatgtaaataaatcattttttttttattttttttatttttttacttataacAGTGAAGCAAtggcaggactttcatcaggactgtcCCGCCAGATCTGTGTCCTTTGTTATGCAAGTTCTGCTTTGGTCACCGTCTGCCCCTTTTTCTAAAATGCTAAAACAAAGACTTCAGACTTCCAGTTGTACCCACCCTTGTGTACAGATGTTGGCAAGGACTGCATACACTGAGAGGCATAGCCAAGTTGTTGGGATTGTGTAGTGaaatatctgcacagaatatgcgCTAGACCTGCCTTAGTCCAGATGTGAGATATAACAAAGGGTAGTTGATAATGCCAGGGATCCTATAGAACTTTCAAATACAGACAGTAAAGCAAGTAGTGGCTGACCAACCTGACATTGTTGTGGTAGACAAGGAAAGGAAGACTGCAGTGGTTGTGCCAATACCCAATAaccataacatcaggaagaaggtgGATAAATacaaaggactgaaagaagagctagaaaggatgtgaaaAGTGAAGGTGGTAGTAGTAGTCCTAGTTGTGGTAGGAGCACTCGGGACTGTGACTCCCTAGTTGTTGTAGTGACTTCAGTAGATTCCACATGGGACATCAGAGATCACTGTCCAGTTTTAGGAACAGCTAACATACTGTGCAGAATTTTCAAACTGCAGGGACTcttttattgaatattttttattttattttcatttacttaatttttttttattttttttttattcaccttattttttttgttatgcttAATACGAGTAGGAACTACTTTTTCTTATGGGTACTGTGTTCTTTGCTTAAGCGCCATGCGTTGCCAAACTTGTATTTCAACTGCTGATCTAACTTACATTTACAGCCTTAGGCTATAGAATGAACAACTAATCCCTATTTCATCATAAGTAACCTTTGGactataatacattttaaatagaaaattaTCTTTAGATTCTTCCTCAAAACATTTTAagacaacttttttttaaatttaatttttttttaaaaatctgattttaaattgaaaacaaaatatatatatatatatatatatatatatatatatatatatatatatatatatatatatatatatatatatattaaacagaaaaTGTTGTGCTAGTTATCTTTTTGCAGAAGAAACTGTTGCTGAACAAAGACCAACTCTAGGCATTTCAGCTTAAGACCAGTTTTTAAAGAAGGTAAAATTTTGTGGTGATGCAAAGATTTCTCCATGAAAGAAATATATGGAAATGTTGGTATTTGACAAGGTAATTCTTATGGCAGAGATGAGCATAAAATAGTGGCTCTTAATAAGGCAGCACACATTGCTCGTACTTATCCATTGATCGAGCACTGAACATTAAGCCTTGTTCACGAAAAAATGTTGTGCTGGAGTCTGACTTTCTGCAGCACAATCTCGGACTGTGGTGAATTCCTATGGGATGCTTTGTAGGCATCAAGCCAAAATCACTATAAACTGGGCCTTCTTTTAAAACTTGTATTGCCTAGCGTGCTCTACTCCCCCTGGCATACGTTTGTCTTCATTAAAACTCAACAACACAACACATGCTCTTTCATTTGAACTTTTGGAAGACTGCCAGTGCTATCCACAACTACTGTGCCACAAACATCCAGCCTCTAACGGATTGAGATTATTTTGGAGCTTTTACTTAAAGCATTTACTGGTTTTGGCCAAATATAAGCTGGATACAGTTTAATGTCTTTTCAGGATCTAGTCGTGCATCGAAGTAAATTACCCCTTGCATTGTTGCTTTCTGCTCCTTCGAAAAAAGCCTTTATAGTTTATTGTAGCTTATTTTGAGTCCTGTATGTACAGTTGATGTTTGTTCACAAGCTTTGCCTCCTGACCCCAATACCGTGATTTCGACCAGGCCAGGAAGggcaaaaataattttataaatccTTGGTGTCTACACATCACATAATTTAGTGTGATCATACCACTTTAACTGAATGATTGATTGAATGGCCCCATTTGTGTTCTGGGCTTGCTAATAACGTACAACTGATACTGCCGTTAGTGCGGTTACACCTCTGGCAACATTGTTAAATATCCTTTTGTGTGTGGAGCGTTTCGTACTAAAATGTTGCACAtaaaaactccaagcaccatcaccacttcattaGGTCCTTAGAGTAACCATATAACTGCTCTTAGATGGAAAAAAATAAGAGGTTTTAATGATGGACATACTCGTGTGCACCCATGGCAACGGTGCACTAACAATACTGCTATCCCCACCCCTCAACATGTGCCTTATCTCTCCTCATACACCACCTTCTCTCTCCCTACCCTTTCCATGTAGAGCAAAGCATGTATTGAcctttattttatattagaatTGTATTCAGTTTCACTCTAAGAAGTTTGAAACTCTTCTTTTGTTTTGACTAGAGCAAATCTTAAGTCTCTCTTTTCGTAAGCTGACTGTTTCTTGAGAAACCTGTACAGATTCCATGCATTCTTGCAGAAAGTTGAGCATTCAAAAAGCTTTTTTTGATTAGGGTCATACATCCATGTTCAGGAGATTTGTAGACGTGgtgactattttttttattttatttttatttatttttttaaatgcttggttgttacaaaaaaaaagttgacTCAAATTGTAGGGAGACAAAATATGTTATTCAATCATTTGCGGTGTTAAATGAAGTTGTAATGTTACCATACCTTTTTAATGTCTTAACTAACTTCTGGTTTATTTTTCAGATGCAGCAGCTGTTTTATGAGAACTATGAGCAGAACAAAAAGGGTTACATCCGGGATCTTCATAACAGCAAAATTCATAGAGCCATAACATTACATCCAAACAAAAATCCTCCTTATCAGTATCGGTTGCACAGTTATATGTTGAGTCGGAAAATAGCAGAGCTCCGCTACAGAACAATCCAACTCCATCGAGAAATTGTTCTCATGAGCAAATACAGTAATACTGAAGTTCACAAAGATGATCTGCAGCTAGGGATTGCTCCATCATTCATGCGGTACCTGCCAAAGGAAAGAGAAGAAATACTTGAGTGGGAGTTCCTTACTGGAAAATATCTGTTTTCAGCAGCCGACGGGCAGCCACCTAGACGTAGCATGGATGCCTCCCAGCGAGAGGCTCTTGATGACATAGTGATGCAGGTTATGGAGATGATTAATGCAAATGCCAAAACAAGAGGTCGTATTATTGACTTTAAGGAAATCCAGTATGGATATCGCAGAGTTAACCCCATGTATGGTGCGGAATATGTTCTTGATCTGTTACTGCTGTACAAAAAGCACAAGGGTAAGAAAATGACCGTTCCTGTAAGGAGACATGCCTACCTCCAGCAGACATTCAGTAAAATCCAATTTATGGAGCATGATGAAATAGATGCAAAAGAGCTggcatacaaaataaacaaagattCTGGTTCCTTATCATTCCTCTCCAATTCCCTCAAGATGTTTGTCCCATTCCAGCTTAGTGCCTCTAACTTCGAACACAAAGAACCTAAAGAAAAGAAGATAAACATCTTGGTTCCTCTTTCTGGACGGTTTGAAATGTTTGCTAGGTTCATGTCCAACTTTGAGAAGGTCTGCCTCATTCCAAATCAAAACGTGAAACTGGTTATTCTTCTTTTTAATTCGGACTCTAATCCAGATAAGGTCAGACAAGTTGAACTCATGAGAGATTTCCGTGTCAAATACCCCAAAGCTGATATGCAGGTAATGTCTGTGTCTGGAGAGTTTTCCAGGGCATTGGCTCTGCAAGTCGGATCTGCTCAGTTTAGTAATGACTCTTTGCTCTTCTTCTGCGATGTGGATTTGGTATTCACTACAGAATTTCTTCAGAGGTGTAGAGCAAACACCGATTTGGGCAAGCAAATTTATTTTCCAATTATATTTAGCCAATACGATCCAAAAATTGTGTATGCTGGAAAAGTTCCAAGTGACAATAATTATGCCTTTACAACCAAGACTGGCTTTTGGAGAAACTATGGTTTTGGAATCACCTGTATCCATAAGGGAGATCTTAATCATGCTGGAGGCTTTGATGTTTCTATTCAAGGATGGGGACTAGAGGATGTAGACTTTTTCAATAAAGTTGTTCAAGCTGGTGTAAAAATATTCAGGAGTCAGGAAGTAGGAGTGGTGCACATACATCATCCTGTCTTTTGTGACCCCAATCTTGATCCTAAACAGTACAAAATGTGCTTGGGATCCAAAGCATCCACTTATGGCTCCACCCAAAGGCTGGCTGAAATTTGGCTAGAGAAAAACGACCCAGCTTTTGGAAAAACCACTCATACAAATGACTCCGTGAGGACAGCCTGATTACCCAGCATTGCTGGTgcacaataaacattttcataccaatctaatttattttttctcagtTTTTTATGAATTAAGACAACTATATAGTTTTATTTTAGAAATGATGTCTTGCTCTGATTTTATTGAGCCTCTTGAGAACAAAGTAAAATGTGATCAGTATTTTGCCTTTCAACCTTTTTTGAAATATGGCAATTTGAAGGTTCATAATGAACAAAATCCATTTTAActgcattccatttttttttttttttattgtaccagCTTGTTTCTTGCTTGTCCATACACCTTCTGCGAAGACTGCACCGATCCTTTTTACCATTATTGCACAAAATCTGCATATTCAGTGGTCACAATCGTTCAGTTTTTGTTTGGCAAAACCACAAACCTAGTATGGAAAACCCTTGATTTCAGATCCTCTTTGAAACCTGTAGAATTATTTTGTACGAATGGACAGAAGAAATATTGTCTGCACATTTAATTAAGACTtaaaaccttttcttttttttatgttctgTGTGTCCTAGTGGATGAATGACACAATGGCTGTGGTCAAACaaattttactttaataataattttttttttaaaacccatataaaaaaaaaaaaaaatcaaatccgtTAAGAACTGTTATTGTGTATGGATGCCGAATTTCATTTTGCTGTAATGTTATCAGTTGTAATTTATTGTAGAGCCATGGACTTTTTTTGTCTTGTTATTTTGTCTCAAATGTCTTTCATTGTACAAATATTGctgactgtttgtgtgactgcctgtgttacAAAGTTATGGTACACTACAGGAATCCCTTGAGAAGAGACTCCTTAAAGGAACAGTCTGTACTAGGAGTCGTCTCCATGTCATTACAATATGTGTCCTTATCATTTGTTTTATACTGGAATCCTGCCACCAAAGCAGTTTAAATGttaaattgcatttttattttcaacaaAAGACCAAAAACTTCCACATTCCCATATTACCAGCAGATGTGGTCTTTGTCAGTCCGCTTTTTAAAATTCATTTACAATGTGCCttacttacaataaaaaaaaatacatagaaatactCCATATTTTACTGTGCTTATGCTTGCACCATTGGATTTTCTGCTGTTTTTAGCAGGtgctgtcccccccctccccccccaccccttttcaACATGCCTCCCATGGAGTGGCTACTAGcacagaattaaaggaacactatagtgtcgggaaagaaaacatgtatttttgacactgtagtgtttaactatttaggtcTCCGGGCCCCCCCTTAGATCGCTTGGAAAagatttatttaacttttctcCATCGCAGCCACCGGTCTTGCCGCTGCTGGCCCTGCCgccatggctaagatcatcaatcctgataatctcagccaatctggtGCTTTCCCGTAGAAAAAGGATTGGGGGGCTAttacgcatgcgcagcaaaaaaCTGCACTGcgtcagtcagcatctcctcatagagatacattgaatcaatgcatgtctgtggggaacgttcagcacctccatgcagagcatggagatactgaacgtaggtgctgcacactgtgcagcaccggactaggaagcacctctagtgactgtttgagtgactgccagtagtgttactaggcagcaatgtaaacactgtttgttctctaaaaagacagtgtttactgtgtTCAGCCACCAAGAGCAGGCTTTACACACCACAACTGTTCCttgaactgttttttgtttttttttaacaatttaaaataaatgcaaataattgacctgtgttttttttttttttttagatctggtTTTATTTAAGGATTGTGTACATTTATTTTGATCTTacccattttatttaaaatgtctctGTGCCTTAAATGTCCTATTATCATACCTGGGGCATTGCAAAATTGCAACTCGGGCGCTGTCGTTTACCAAATACATTACCTAAGCTCACAAATCAGCGCTGTGGATGTTCAGGTTTTATCACTCTGCTGTTTAGTTAGTGATGCGTAGCTTAGTGAGAGAGGGGAGAGACTTGTATGATatggaaaatattttaaattattggTATTTTGCCATTAAATCCCTCTGAGGCACCATGTTTTTgatcatttaaaatgtttaataaaaatgtaaaactgcaGCTTGAATTCTGTTGAATTAGTGTCATGAAAATGCTGGTGTTTACTTGTTTTATCCTCATTTTATGACTTTTTTCTCATTCATATTGAACCAGAAAGTGATATGGGTATGTAGAGATATTGCTATCTTGAAATGTAGAATTAGCAAGTTTATTACTTTGGATATGGTAAGACTTGTCTGATGCTGAACTCGTCAATGGTAAAAGTGTCAAGAAGAGCTCCCTGAGTTTGCCCATGGTATGTAAGCTCTGTGGCACCATTACTACTGTGGTATCAACAACTTGGGCCGACCTTCGGTGTCCTGTGCAAAAATCTTCAAGCGCCCCTCCCTGGTCATACCCCCTCATCCATGTATAATGTGTAATGTTTTATATGGAGGATTTATTACAttcataataaaaacaaacaaaaaaaacacccattTATTCATTTCCACCATCCATGTTACTTTGCAGGAAAGATGGACAAGTGTGCTGAAAATCTCGTCTACAACTTCCATGGGTGCAAACCATGTTAAAACGGTTTTGGGAGTTCAGGTACTTGGTGTCAGAGCTTTGATGTGGTAATCGGCGGCAGCACTCTAATTGGGCGGAGCTCAGGAGACCGCTACTAATGGTCTTCAGTCAACAGAGGTGCCAGACTCCCTCCCTGGCGTTACAGAGAGGCAGACAAAGTATTATTTGCTGCTGTCACATAATGGGAGTTGTTTTGCTTTGTAGCTCTGGATTTTCCTCTAAAAGAAATCTCCCCATAATATGATGCaaggtctt
This Pelobates fuscus isolate aPelFus1 chromosome 3, aPelFus1.pri, whole genome shotgun sequence DNA region includes the following protein-coding sequences:
- the CHSY1 gene encoding chondroitin sulfate synthase 1, which gives rise to MAGRSRRSWLSVLLGLVLGFLLASRLILPRAAEMQRASRRIGGAGSGQVGSCGLQAGLRTEYTGVLGWQQQLQSDQGALDSTNEEDVPRARNFLFVGVMTAQKYLQTRAVAAYRTWSTSIPGKVEFFSSEGSDTSIPIPVVPLQGVDDSYPPQKKSFMMLKYMHDHYLDQYEWFMRADDDVYIKGDRLESFLRSLNSSEPLFLGQTGLGSTDEMGKLALEPGENFCMGGPGVIMSREVLRRMVPHIGECLREMFTTHEDVEIGRCVRRFAGVQCVWSYEMQQLFYENYEQNKKGYIRDLHNSKIHRAITLHPNKNPPYQYRLHSYMLSRKIAELRYRTIQLHREIVLMSKYSNTEVHKDDLQLGIAPSFMRYLPKEREEILEWEFLTGKYLFSAADGQPPRRSMDASQREALDDIVMQVMEMINANAKTRGRIIDFKEIQYGYRRVNPMYGAEYVLDLLLLYKKHKGKKMTVPVRRHAYLQQTFSKIQFMEHDEIDAKELAYKINKDSGSLSFLSNSLKMFVPFQLSASNFEHKEPKEKKINILVPLSGRFEMFARFMSNFEKVCLIPNQNVKLVILLFNSDSNPDKVRQVELMRDFRVKYPKADMQVMSVSGEFSRALALQVGSAQFSNDSLLFFCDVDLVFTTEFLQRCRANTDLGKQIYFPIIFSQYDPKIVYAGKVPSDNNYAFTTKTGFWRNYGFGITCIHKGDLNHAGGFDVSIQGWGLEDVDFFNKVVQAGVKIFRSQEVGVVHIHHPVFCDPNLDPKQYKMCLGSKASTYGSTQRLAEIWLEKNDPAFGKTTHTNDSVRTA